A stretch of Triticum aestivum cultivar Chinese Spring chromosome 1D, IWGSC CS RefSeq v2.1, whole genome shotgun sequence DNA encodes these proteins:
- the LOC123165947 gene encoding replication protein A 70 kDa DNA-binding subunit C-like, which translates to MAFSPDQGLLRSSIAARAENAVNNLPFSRLHSSVLKQNTINAKMQQLSLNSHQGKMPAVRSIGQGFGPRPAEFLCQQPPPAYVNRGSVANNVTPNVTPVAFLNPYQGQLLHSMCISGTNPILALKGGRICEFNGKFVDTINSSLLKINPDLPDAEKLMQWYITEGKLAVCTSLSQEISSMEKMYFRKTVAQIKDENMGRSDQPDWVTVEATISHINTEKFSYPACTREVNGKRCNRKLKVMEETFGDEARVKVSIMKAERLDHTSNKSHVFYLGAFDGLWADGRGSAPGANGVATAVNVGFTNSDAGRQAKVSGGMPNAAPSAARYACSTCGSTGHNVQNCPAAMDIQLPPTGWDFTPSSYGSSASNARRCCKCNQPGHWARDCPWQATSYGSSASKAQLCCKCNQPGHWARDCPVQAPRMALQLETATAALVSASDVISLGTVLVTAQPPTPLQVLRLVPLPRQAAPHQEDAYVGRRVSQCRPPVKELSDGGEGGEEDIQLQVTEAIKELDDERIQI; encoded by the exons ATGGCATTTTCTCCTGATCAAGGTCTGTTGCGCTCTTCTATTGCTGCAAGGGCAGAAAATGCTGTGAACAATCTGCCATTCAGCAGACTTCATAGTTCAGTGCTAAAGCAAAACACAATAAATGCCAAGATGCAGCAGCTTTCACTGAACTCTCATCAAGGGAAAATGCCTGCAGTTCGTTCCATTGGTCAGGGCTTTGGCCCACGCCCTGCAGAGTTTTTGTGTCAGCAGCCACCTCCAGCATATGTGAACAGAGGATCTGTTGCTAACAATGTCACTCCTAATGTCACCCCTGTTGCTTTCTTGAACCCGTACCAAG GTCAGCTGCTGCACTCGATGTGCATTTCTGGTACTAATCCTATACTTGCCTTGAAAGGTGGCCGCATATGTGAATTCAACGGCAAATTTGTGGACACAATCAACTCAAGCTTGTTAAAAATAAATCCAGACTTGCCTGATGCAGAAAAGCTGATGCAGTGGTACATAACTGAAGGGAAATTAGCAGTTTGCACTTCTTTATCTCAGGAAATTTCAAGCATGGAAAAGATGTATTTCCGAAAAACAGTTGCGCAGATCAAGGATGAGAATATGGGGCGATCAGATCAGCCAGATTGGGTCACTGTTGAAGCTACAATTTCACACATCAACACTGAGAAATTTTCTTATCCAGCTTGCACAAGGGAGGTTAATGGTAAGCGCTGCAACAGAAAG CTGAAAGTCATGGAAGAAACCTTCGGTGACGAGGCGCGCGTGAAAGTCAGCATCATGAAGGCTGAAAGATTGGACCACACATCAAACAAGAGTCATGTTTTTTATCTTGGAGCATTTGATGGCCTTTGGGCGGATGGTCGAGGCTCGGCACCTGGTGCGAATGGTGTTGCTACTGCTGTGAACGTTGGTTTCACCAACTCAGACGCCGGACGGCAAGCTAAGGTATCTGGCGGGATGCCTAATGCAGCACCATCAGCAGCACGATATGCCTGCAGTACATGTGGCTCCACTGGGCACAACGTGCAGAACTGCCCTGCAGCCATGGATATCCAGCTACCACCAACAGGTTGGGACTTCACGCCGAGTTCATATGGCTCTTCTGCATCCAATGCTCGCCGGTGCTGCAAGTGCAATCAGCCTGGGCACTGGGCCAGAGACTGTCCATGGCAGGCCACCTCGTACGGCTCTTCTGCATCCAAAGCTCAGTTGTGCTGCAAATGCAATCAGCCTGGGCACTGGGCTAGAGACTGTCCGGTGCAGGCGCCTCGCATGGCTCTTCAGCTGGAAACGGCAACGGCAGCCTTGGTTTCTGCTTCAGATGTAATCAGCTTGGGCACTGTCCTAGTGACTGCCCAGCCCCCTACTCCTTTGCAGGTG CTCAGGCTAGTGCCCCTCCCGCGGCAGGCTGCGCCGCATCAGGAGGATGCCTATGTTG GCCGGAGAGTGTCACAGTGCCGACCACCAGTGAAGGAACTCAGCGACGGTGGTGAGGGAGGAGAG G AGGACATCCAATTGCAGGTGACGGAGGCGATCAAGGAGCTCGATGACGAAAGAATACAGATATGA